A single window of Triplophysa rosa linkage group LG2, Trosa_1v2, whole genome shotgun sequence DNA harbors:
- the pole3 gene encoding DNA polymerase epsilon subunit 3 has product MAERPEDLNLPNAVITRIIKEALPDGVNVSKEARRAISQAASVFVLYATSCANNFAMKAKRKTLNAGDVMAAMEEMEFERFLQPLCEALEAYKKGQKGKKAASEQKRKDKKKSETDENDKSRDEEEDEHMDEEQDGENEGEEEDVEN; this is encoded by the exons ATGGCCGAGAGACCAGAGGACCTCAATCTACCCAATGCTGTCATAACGCGGATTATCAAGGAGGCG TTGCCAGACGGAGTAAACGTGTCTAAAGAGGCAAGAAGAGCTATTTCTCAGGCAGCTAGTGTTTTCGTTCTCTATGCGACATCATG CGCAAACAATTTTGCTATGAAAGCAAAGAGGAAGACACTCAATGCTGGAGATGTGATGGCAGCTATGGAGGAGATGGAGTTTGAGCGTTTCTTACAACCCTTATGTGAAGCACTTGAAG CCTACAAGAAAGGCCAGAAAGGCAAAAAAGCAGCATCCGAGCAGAAACGCAAGGACAAGAAGAAAAGTGAGACAGATGAGAATGATAAAAGTAGAGACGAAGAGGAAGATGAGCATATGGATGAGGAGCAGGATGGAGAGAATGAAGGGGAGGAAGAGGATGTGGAGAACTGA
- the rpl12 gene encoding 60S ribosomal protein L12 translates to MPPKFDPNETKVVFLRCTGGEVGATSSLAPKIGPLGLSPKKVGDDIAKATGDWKGLRITVKLTIQNRQAAIEVVPSASALIIKALKEPPRDRKKVKNIKHAGSVTFDEIVSVARVMRPRSIARELSGTIKEILGTAQSVGCTIDGRPPHDVIDDINSGKVE, encoded by the exons ATGCCTCCTAAATTCGACCCCAACGAGACTAAAGTTG TGTTCTTGAGGTGCACAGGAGGAGAGGTTGGTGCCACATCCTCACTGGCCCCCAAAATTGGACCTTTGGGTCTT TCCCCCAAAAAGGTGGGTGATGACATTGCAAAGGCTACCGGTGACTGGAAGGGTCTGCGTATCACTGTGAAACTGACCATCCAGAACAGACAAGCAGCG ATTGAGGTAGTGCCATCAGCCTCTGCCCTCATCATCAAGGCTCTGAAGGAACCTCCCCGTGACAGGAAGAAGGTCAAGAACA TCAAGCATGCTGGAAGCGTTACATTTGATGAGATCGTCAGCGTTGCCCGTGTCATGAGGCCACGATCAATTGCCAGGGAGCTTTCTG GCACCATTAAGGAGATTCTGGGCACAGCACAGTCTGTGGGCTGCACCATTGATGGTCGTCCTCCCCATGATGTCATTGATGACATAAATAGTGGCAAAGTTGAATGA
- the lrsam1 gene encoding E3 ubiquitin-protein ligase LRSAM1, with amino-acid sequence MFLFSKKKKPSEDSKKRLENQLCLAKEAGADDILDISSCELTEVPSCAISLCKVLQKKVFIFHGNYLRSFIPKGCCISALATLKVLDLHENKLTSLPDDIGQLLSLQVLNVEKNHIKQLPDSIGDLRHLQTLNVKANCLTVIPVSVGRMSSLRTLDLSENSILELPKELACVRTLESLILDAHVMTYPPSSVCMGGTEEVQRYLCSEMGLEYCPPSQYLLPVLEHDGTKQEVDCVDGEEMAWQNKMMDYEKRKEEKKQEKLIFEKELEEKQREQAQFLVLNNSRKEDILLSVRQAQERLELGVSQQQKAQEAVRLKILDKVRQAESTLMSRVSDLLLDNKRQERSAAFLQALEEDRIRMEHLTAITQEEADSLRKKEVASAMQRMLFESCSLRLMQEASDARKQILVSEASRSLQWLDKKFDQVLSLQQLDKNKAISQILREEEMQKAAFEALQLQKDSVHAYIRNQIKLIEAELMQLTKLEVKRRNLDTENLQEVLAEQRTALTDLLQQLFKQKDQREEELRQVLAEMELKSESNQQNYWMIQYQRLLDAKPLSLRMQEMAVDRELGNLLCKLSAQHYLPIIAHHRITAEALRHMTTKDLSKLGINEVGVQKALLHWARERTFSDPLPKTAREETGPSASNPQQQQQLTPPLTPNTPNSPPTPTAPSSDGPSSSECVVCMEHESQMIFLPCGHVCCCQTCSDALQSCPLCRASVSQRIRLYHG; translated from the exons ATGTTTCTGTTCTCGAAAAAGAAGAAACCCAGTGAGGATTCCAAGAAGCGACTTGAGAACCAGCTGTGCTTG GCCAAAGAAGCAGGTGCAGATGATATTCTGGATATTTCTTCTTGTGAACTTACAGAG GTTCCTTCATGTGCCATCTCCCTTTGTAAAGTGCTCCAGAAAAAA GTGTTCATTTTCCATGGAAATTACCTGAGATCATTTATACCTAAAGGTTGCTGCATTAGTGCCTTAGCAACGTTAAAG GTTTTAGACCTCCATGAAAATAAACTCACATCGCTTCCTGATGACATTGGGCAGCTTTTGTCCTTGCag GTGCTGAATGTGGAGAAGAATCACATAAAACAGCTGCCAGACTCTATAGGGGATCTAAGGCATCTACAGACACTTAATGTGAAAG CAAACTGTCTTACTGTGATTCCTGTGTCTGTGGGTCGCATGAGCAGTCTGCGAACACTGGACCTAAGTGAAAACAGCATCCTAGAACTGCCCAAAGAGCTGGCCTGTGTTCGCACTCTGGAA AGTCTTATCCTGGATGCACATGTTATGACCTATCCTCCTTCATCAGTGTGTATGGGCGGCACAGAGGAAGTGCAGCGTTACCTCTGTTCAG AGATGGGTCTAGAGTATTGCCCTCCATCCCAGTATCTCCTGCCTGTGCTGGAGCATGATGGAACGAAACAGGAGGTTGATTGTGTTGACGGTGAGGAGATGGCCTGGCAG AACAAAATGATGGACTATGAGAAGAGAAAG GAGGAGAAAAAGCAGGAAAAGTTGATCTTTGAGAAGGAGCTAgaggagaaacagagagagcaaGCTCAATTCCTTGTCCTCAACAACTCTCGTAAAGAagacatattgttgtccgtcaGACAG GCGCAGGAGCGGTTAGAATTAGGTGTGTCTCAGCAGCAGAAGGCCCAAGAAGCAGTGAGGCTAAAGATACTTGATAAAGTCCGTCAGGCAGAGAGCACCTTGATGAGTCGTGTCTCTGACCTTCTGCTTGATAACAAACG ACAAGAAAGGAGTGCTGCCTTTCTGCAAGCTCTAGAGGAGGACCG aatACGAATGGAACACCTTACAGCCATCACACAGGAAGAAGCGGACTCTTTGAGGAAGAAAGAAGTGGCAA GTGCCATGCAGAGGATGCTGTTTGAGAGTTGCTCTCTACGGTTAATGCAGGAAGCCAGTGACGCCAGAAAACAGATTCTGGTGTCTGAGGCCAGCAGGAG TTTGCAGTGGTTGGATAAAAAATTTGACCAAGTTTTGTCCCTGCAGCAGCTAGACAAAAACAAAGCCATTAGTCAGATCCTCCGAGAG GAGGAAATGCAGAAAGCTGCTTTTGAGGCCCTTCAGCTCCAGAAGGACAGTGTGCACGCTTACATCCGCAATCAG ATTAAACTCATTGAGGCAGAGTTAATGCAGTTGACAAAGCTGGAGGTTAAAAGGAGGAATTTGGACACTGAGAACCTGCAG GAGGTGCTGGCTGAGCAGAGGACAGCTCTGACAGATCTACTGCAGCAGTTATTCAAACAGAAGGACCAGAGGGAGGAGGAGCTCAGGCAGGTCCTG GCCGAGATGGAACTGAAGAGTGAATCCAATCAACAAAACTACTGGATGATACAATATCAGAGACTCCTGGATGCTAAACCACTATCTCTGCGTATGCAG GAGATGGCCGTGGATAGAGAGCTTGGCAATCTGTTGTGTAAACTTTCTGCTCAACACTACCTGCCAATCATAGCTCATCATCGAATCACTGCTGAGGCCTTGCGTCACATGACCACTAAAGATCTTAGCAAG CTGGGGATCAATGAGGTCGGTGTGCAGAAAGCTCTTCTTCACTGGGCCAGGGAACGCACCTTTTCTGACC CACTGCCTAAAACAGCCAGAGAGGAAACTGGACCGTCTGCTTCTAACCCTCAACAGCAACAgcagctcactccaccactGACACCCAACACCCCAAATAGCCCCCCCACACCCACTGCCCCGAGTTCTGATGGACCCAGCAGCTCAGAGTGTGTGGTGTGCATGGAGCATGAG TCACAGATGATCTTTCTGCCTTGTGGGCATGTGTGCTGTTGCCAGACCTGCAGCGACGCTCTGCAGTCCTGCCCACTGTGTCGAGCTTCTGTATCTCAACGGATCCGCCTCTACCATGGCTGA
- the crata gene encoding carnitine O-acetyltransferase, with amino-acid sequence MLGTVARTMVKAGMVKPSSLVKPVSVTRIAGRYLAHQESLPKLPVPPLQQTCDRYLAVLDPVIEPEELNHTQKLVEEFQKPGGVGERLQKGLEGRAKKIENWLSDWWLQTAYLEYRMPVVIHSSPGVVLPRLEFSDRQGQMRYAAKLIAGVLDFKTMIDNETLPVEYLGGKQLCMNQYYQVLSSCRIPGTKRDTVVNYALDKKSPTHITVVHNFQFFLLDVYNSDGTPLTVDQIYIQLEKIWNSSLQTNKEPIGILTSNHRNSWGKAYNNLMKDKTNKESVRAIQKSIFTICLEAPMPRTSDDMYPTRAAVQMLHGGGSRWNSGNRWFDKTLQFIIGEDGMCGMIYEHAPAEGPPIVALLDHVVEYTKKSEMVRTPMVPLRMPQKLRFNITPEIKNDIEEAKQNMNIMVHDLDMKVNVFSHFGKNFPKSQKMSPDAFIQMALQLAYYRMYKRCCPTYESASLRMFRLGRTDTIRSTSIDSARFAKAMDDPTKQNTEKVALLEKAIKAHRAYTDMAVQGQAIDRHLLGLKLQAIEDLAALPEIFMDTSYAVALHYNLSTSQVPAKTDCVMCFGPVVPDG; translated from the exons ATGTTGGGAACTGTGGCCAGGACTATG GTGAAGGCTGGTATGGTCAAACCCTCCAGCCTGGTAAAGCCAGTGTCGGTGACACGGATCGCCGGACGCTACTTGGCACACCAGGAGAGTCTCCCTAAGCTACCAGTGCCGCCCCTGCAACAGACATGCGATCGCTATCTTGCTGTCCTGGACCCCGTCATAGAACCAGAGGAGCTGAATCACACCCAGAAACTGGTGGAGGAGTTTCAGAAGCCAGGTGGAGTTGGAGAACGACTTCAAAAGGGCCTGGAAGGGCGAGCGAAGAAGATTGAGAACTGG CTTTCTGATTGGTGGTTGCAAACAGCCTACCTGGAATATCGGATGCCTGTTGTTATACATTCAAGTCCTGGGGTCGTCCTTCCTCGTCTAGAGTTCAGTGACCGTCAAGGTCAAATGAG aTATGCTGCTAAATTGATCGCAGGGGTTTTAGATTTCAAGACCATGATTGACAA TGAAACCTTGCCAGTGGAGTATCTGGGTGGAAAGCAACTTTGTATGAACCAGTATTATCAGGTGCTTTCATCCTGCCGAATCCCTGGAACAAAGAGAGACACCGTGGTGAACTACGCATTGGACAAGAAGTCCCCCACACATATCACTGTAGTGCACAACTTTCAG TTTTTCTTGCTGGATGTGTACAACAGTGATGGCACACCACTGACAGTCGATCAGATCTATATCCAGCTGGAGAAGATCTGGAACTCCTCTTTGCAGACCAACAAAGAGCCTATTGGCATCCTCACCTCCAACCACCGCAACAGCTGGGGCAAAGCCTACAACAACCTCATGAAGG ACAAGACTAATAAAGAGTCAGTGAGAGCCATTCAGAAGAGCATTTTCACAATTTGTCTGGAAGCTCCGATGCCACGCACATCTGATGACATGTACCCAACTCGAGCTGCAGTTCAGATGTTGCATGGAGGGGGCAGCAGGTGGAACAGTGGCAATCGCTGGTTTGACAAAACATTGCAG TTTATTATTGGAGAAGATGGGATGTGTGGAATGATCTATGAACACGCCCCTGCTGAAGGCCCACCTATAGTTGCACTGCTTGACCATGTGGTGGAATACAC TAAGAAGTCAGAGATGGTCCGTACTCCGATGGTCCCACTGCGTATGCCTCAGAAACTTCGTTTCAACATCACACCGGAGATCAAAAATGACATTGAGGAGGCCAAACAAAACATGAACAT TATGGTTCATGACTTAGATATGAAAGTCAATGTATTCTCCCATTTTGGCAAAAATTTCCCAAAGTCACAGAAGATGAGCCCCGATGCATTTATTCAGATGGCCCTTCAGCTGGCGTACTACAG GATGTACAAGCGCTGCTGTCCAACCTACGAGAGCGCCTCTCTCCGCATGTTCAGACTGGGCCGCACAGACACCATTCGCTCCACATCTATCGACTCGGCCAGGTTCGCAAAGGCCATGGATGACCCGACTAAACAG AACACAGAGAAGGTGGCGCTACTGGAGAAAGCCATTAAAGCACACAGAGCTTATACAGACATG GCGGTCCAGGGTCAAGCCATCGACAGACATTTGCTTGGATTGAAACTGCAGGCTATTGAGGACCTGGCTGCCCTGCCTGAGATATTCATGGATACCTCGTATGCTGTAGCGCTACATTACAACCTCTCCACCAGCCAG GTGCCAGCTAAAACAGACTGTGTGATGTGCTTCGGTCCTGTGGTACCAGACGGTTAA
- the ptpa gene encoding serine/threonine-protein phosphatase 2A activator isoform X1 encodes MFVLNMAETEQPSGSSHEDDKSPSHVSFNFMVPKKEISMVPDMGKWKRSQAYADYMGFILTLNEGVKRKKLTCEYQVSETVEKLLNMLGTLDRWIDETPPVDQPSRFGNKAYRTWYAKLDQEAESLVTAVLPSDRQDAAPEIAVYLKESVGNSTRIDYGTGHEAAFAAFLCCLCKVAALHPDDQLAIVFKVFDKYLCVMRKLQKTYRMEPAGSQGVWGLDDFQFLPFIWGSSQLIDHPTLEPRHFVDEKVVNEYHQDNMFLDCIKFINEMKTGPFAEHSNQLWNISDVPSWSKVNQGLIRMYKAECLEKFPVIQHFKFGSLLSIQPVKP; translated from the exons ATGTTCGTATTAAACATGGCGGAGACCGAGCAGCCGTCAG GCTCCTCTCATGAGGATGACAAGTCTCCCAGTCATGTCAGCTTCAACTTTATGGTGCCAAAGAAGGAAATCAGTATGGTCCCTGATATGGGCAAATGGAAAAGATCACAG GCATATGCAGACTACATGGGATTCATTCTAACCCTGAACGAAGGTGTGAAGAGAAAGAAACTTACCTGTGAATACCAGGTGTCTGAG ACAGTGGAGAAGTTACTCAATATGTTGGGAACGCTGGATCGCTGGATCGATGAGACGCCACCAGTTGACCAGCCTTCTCGCTTTGGCAATAAAGCTTATCGCACTTGGTATGCCAAACTAGACCAG GAGGCGGAGTCTCTGGTCACTGCTGTTCTCCCATCAGACCGTCAAGATGCGGCTCCAGAGATAGCCGTGTACCTGAAGGAGTCTGTAGGCAACTCTACCAGGATTGATTATGGCAcag gtcaCGAGGCCGCATTTGCTGCTTTCCTCTGCTGTCTTTGTAAGGTGGCAGCTTTGCACCCGGACGATCAGCTGGCCATCGTATTTAAAGTGTTTGACAA GTATCTATGTGTGATGCGCAAACTCCAGAAAACGTATAGGATGGAGCCAGCTGGAAGCCAAGGTGTATGGGGTCTTGACGACTTCCAGTTTCTTCCCTTCATATGGGGAAGCTCACAGCTTATAG ACCACCCAACCCTGGAGCCCAGGCACTTTGTGGATGAGAAAGTTGTAAACGAGTACCACCAGGACAACATGTTTCTCGATTGCATTAAATTCATCAATGAG ATGAAAACAGGCCCTTTTGCTGAACACTCTAACCAGCTTTGGAACATCAGCGATGTTCCTTCCTGGTCCAAAGTCAATCAAGGTCTCATAAGAATGTACAAGGCAGAA TGTCTAGAAAAATTCCCAGTCATCCAGCATTTCAAGTTTGGCAGCCTGCTTTCCATCCAGCCAGTCAAACCGTGA
- the ptpa gene encoding serine/threonine-protein phosphatase 2A activator isoform X2, which yields MGFILTLNEGVKRKKLTCEYQVSETVEKLLNMLGTLDRWIDETPPVDQPSRFGNKAYRTWYAKLDQEAESLVTAVLPSDRQDAAPEIAVYLKESVGNSTRIDYGTGHEAAFAAFLCCLCKVAALHPDDQLAIVFKVFDKYLCVMRKLQKTYRMEPAGSQGVWGLDDFQFLPFIWGSSQLIDHPTLEPRHFVDEKVVNEYHQDNMFLDCIKFINEMKTGPFAEHSNQLWNISDVPSWSKVNQGLIRMYKAECLEKFPVIQHFKFGSLLSIQPVKP from the exons ATGGGATTCATTCTAACCCTGAACGAAGGTGTGAAGAGAAAGAAACTTACCTGTGAATACCAGGTGTCTGAG ACAGTGGAGAAGTTACTCAATATGTTGGGAACGCTGGATCGCTGGATCGATGAGACGCCACCAGTTGACCAGCCTTCTCGCTTTGGCAATAAAGCTTATCGCACTTGGTATGCCAAACTAGACCAG GAGGCGGAGTCTCTGGTCACTGCTGTTCTCCCATCAGACCGTCAAGATGCGGCTCCAGAGATAGCCGTGTACCTGAAGGAGTCTGTAGGCAACTCTACCAGGATTGATTATGGCAcag gtcaCGAGGCCGCATTTGCTGCTTTCCTCTGCTGTCTTTGTAAGGTGGCAGCTTTGCACCCGGACGATCAGCTGGCCATCGTATTTAAAGTGTTTGACAA GTATCTATGTGTGATGCGCAAACTCCAGAAAACGTATAGGATGGAGCCAGCTGGAAGCCAAGGTGTATGGGGTCTTGACGACTTCCAGTTTCTTCCCTTCATATGGGGAAGCTCACAGCTTATAG ACCACCCAACCCTGGAGCCCAGGCACTTTGTGGATGAGAAAGTTGTAAACGAGTACCACCAGGACAACATGTTTCTCGATTGCATTAAATTCATCAATGAG ATGAAAACAGGCCCTTTTGCTGAACACTCTAACCAGCTTTGGAACATCAGCGATGTTCCTTCCTGGTCCAAAGTCAATCAAGGTCTCATAAGAATGTACAAGGCAGAA TGTCTAGAAAAATTCCCAGTCATCCAGCATTTCAAGTTTGGCAGCCTGCTTTCCATCCAGCCAGTCAAACCGTGA